The proteins below are encoded in one region of Phyllopteryx taeniolatus isolate TA_2022b chromosome 11, UOR_Ptae_1.2, whole genome shotgun sequence:
- the LOC133485425 gene encoding phosphoglycerate mutase 1-like, whose translation MTAYKLVLIRHGESNWNQENRFCGWFDADLSETGEKEARRGGQALKNANFEFDICYTSVLKRAIRTLWLVLDAIDQMWLPVRRTWRLNERHYGGLTGLNKAETAAKHGEAQVKIWRRSFDVPPPPMGPEHDFDAVISKDRRYADLTKEQLPTCESLKDTIARALPFWNEEIAPQIKQGKRVLIAAHGNSLRGIVKHLEGMSDAAIMELNLPTGIPILYELDKNLKPVKPMQFLGDEETVRKAMEAVAAQGKAKK comes from the exons ATGACCGCCTACAAGCTGGTGCTCATTCGCCACGGTGAGAGCAACTGGAACCAGGAGAATCGGTTCTGCGGCTGGTTCGATGCTGATTTGAGCGAGACGGGGGAGAAGGAGGCGAGGAGAGGTGGACAGGCCCTGAAAA ACGCAAACTTCGAGTTCGACATCTGCTACACCTCGGTGCTGAAGAGGGCCATCCGAACGCTGTGGTTGGTCCTGGACGCCATCGACCAAATGTGGTTGCCCGTGCGCCGCACTTGGCGCCTCAACGAGCGCCATTACGGCGGCCTGACGGGCCTCAACAAAGCCGAGACGGCCGCCAAGCACGGCGAGGCCCAGGTGAAGATCTGGAGGCGCTCCTTTGACGTGCCCCCACCCCCTATGGGCCCCGAGCACGACTTCGACGCCGTCATCAGCAAG GATCGGCGCTACGCAGACCTGACCAAGGAGCAGCTTCCCACCTGCGAGAGCCTCAAGGACACCATCGCACGAGCGCTGCCCTTTTGGAACGAGGAGATCGCTCCGCAGATCAAACAGGGGAAGCGAGTGCTCATCGCCGCGCATGGAAACAGCTTGAGGGGCATCGTGAAGCATCTGGAGG GAATGTCGGACGCAGCCATCATGGAGCTCAACCTGCCCACCGGCATCCCCATTCTGTACGAGCTGGACAAGAACCTGAAGCCCGTGAAGCCGATGCAGTTCCTGGGAGACGAGGAGACCGTGCGCAAAGCCATGGAGGCCGTGGCCGCTCAGGGCAAGGctaagaagtaa